The Sebastes umbrosus isolate fSebUmb1 chromosome 4, fSebUmb1.pri, whole genome shotgun sequence genome has a window encoding:
- the tdrd12 gene encoding putative ATP-dependent RNA helicase TDRD12 isoform X6: MLKISILKVESPSCLWGRVVRGHGGDAETTDQYDRLLAQMNLFYHDVTQDLRKLKPTSLEEGQVCVVYWSVMKSWCRAVVESIIMDSVSCQARCLLVDHGERLVVPSDQIRIAMQTFLQLPFWVRRFHLAGIKPTTLRVSVYEEKTGLIPSTQWDSSSTLYLHNLLQASTRTEAVLLESESDSTSIELYLTVGNIKICVNDDLVAKKFAYYSRESADSGGLNEVDQYPVMLSSSILTQTVCTSSNKPTAQTTQPPAAVSSSFDSAAGAGDWLTTDWLTAPSPPQSQQHELKTSEEGRRSKVADEQLSPGSQSKDGSDVAAAAESDSSEDTDSSLAAALTKNLSLFRFLKFLNPGSSYQQAAPSVSQHEELKDCRLEETTAASSTCTGQEVGISGAEGLCESSQVEDLADEETSSSRSVKSGPAEKTWRNKEDWACSRLLEWLNPEPLNPDPGAADDAAVPTDPRRSGILVHSALPVEPCTSVDDAPITDNLRLVLRKKQYSILSPADRYSWPAVARGCNTLIVSPNADQPLSYFAPLLTHILLNSIYTSPTSSAGPIVVLLCPGWEKVQAVYDLLEEMKVTPVLHPVIVLLGDSKDEAKAVRIPKNCLLLVTTPFSLVRLLSCHCFLFLRLYHLVLDEADQLFTLAPDQMATILQHFQKVTSSEQKASCPQQLVAVTKRWTSHMEGLLANHMPYPCVVMTVPEEAALYGNVQQIILMTLESSKMSVLLGPLDFTPKVGQKTLIVANSAQEVEDVFKAVSNKSAFCFKTHEGLTHQFDFVIQQWRKDIGPGTHVILVITSECLKCLGIRDATCVVHYGFPTSPKVFGGRLFCMADNFRNLSERASSQDPTESHPHPTRSVLLISERNACHVVGILRYLGRTNATLPLELLSFAQGVHVAREDQKTNKPLCSYLKSFGVCRDSIVCPDRHRLISHLDQSVLPASGVIEVVPLYIKTASVFYGRIVQKDGGFQSMASEMTSYYADKKPGAEEMLEGGLYAVQEDEVFHRVKMLSVPDRGERLFFSVMVRFIDVGKEEEVKSHQVLQLPEQFHSLPGQAVEIIVCRVKPVDAETDWHPKVTRVINKKIRGLQHRARVVLSLGNTVFVDPMVRVTQVPGMKTVINEYSVQSEILNTEWGVSNPEHLDLLRALCQESKASSNKAAGHISGSGDAPASLEVRINAEVEVLAEAFRAAEVSQLADLPHLEPCEPPSPVSSMIQSLVPAPPAAELHLVPAPPAAELHLVPAPPAAELNLVPAPPAAERHLVPAPPAAELHLVPAPPAAERHLVPAPPAAELHLVTVCDQKPLLASQAAVGQRNTHTADLKSAEQMMRIVEGGELCPTTNQAARLNPGENGVSAGDDQSSSQQLISTNEMDCDESTKSFHPPARWYQTSDSVIVTVKLTNPESQRCDFYPDRVVYSGKANGRTYRADLHLHANIAADSCCWEMKCNEPVLKLVKQQQGYWERLVRNKDIFVSYDMEHFEEDEDRTPNGLCFVANTGKDDWYVNSESGSESD, translated from the exons ATGCTGAAAATATCCATATTGAAG GTTGAGAGCCCGTCCTGCCTCTGGGGTCGGGTTGTTCGGGGTCACGGCGGTGATGCAGAGACCACAGACCAGTACGACAGACTGCTGGCTCAGATGAACCTCTTCTACCACGACGTCACTCAGGACCTGCGCAAGCTGAAGCCCACATCGTTAGAGGAGGGACAG GTGTGTGTGGTGTACTGGTCAGTGATGAAGTCGTGGTGTCGGGCTGTGGTGGAGTCGATCATTATGGACTCGGTGTCCTGTCAGGCTCGCTGCCTCCTGGTCGACCACGGAGAACGACTCGTCGTCCCCTCAGACCA GATCCGAATCGCTATGCAGACCTTCCTCCAACTGCCTTTCTGGGTGAGGAGGTTCCACCTGGCGGGAATCAAACCAACAACCCTGCGAGTGTCTGTCTATGAGGAGAAGACAGGGCTCAT TCCGTCCACTCAGTGGGACAGCTCTTCTACTCTCTACCTGCACAACCTGCTGCAAG CATCGACTCGGACCGAGGCCGTGTTGCTTGAATCCGAGTCGGACTCCACTTCCATTGAGCTCTACCTGACTGTAGGGAACATCAAG ATCTGTGTGAACGACGATCTGGTGGCCAAGAAGTTTGCGTATTACAGCAGAGAGTCCGCTGACAGCGGCGGGCTGAACGAGGTGGACCAGTATCCCGTCATGTTGTCCTCCAGCATCTTAACCCAAACTGTCTGCACAAGCTCAAACAAGCCAACAGCACAAACAACCCAACCACCTgctg CTGTTTCTTCAAGCTTTGACTCTGCGGCCGGAGCAGGCGATTGGCTGACGACTGATTGGCTGACGGCTCCCTCTCCGCCTCAG AGCCAACAACATGAGCTGAAGACCTCTGAGGAAGGCAGGAGGTCAAAGGTTGCAGACGAACAACTGTCTCCGGGCAGCCAGTCAAAGGATGGCTCAGacgttgctgctgctgcagagag TGACTCGTCGGAGGACACAGACTCGTCTCTGGCTGCAGCTCTGACCAAAAATCTCAGTCTATTCAG GTTCTTGAAGTTTCTGAATCCTGGCAGCAGCTACCAGCAGGCGGCTCCCAGT gtcagTCAGCATGAAGAGCTGAAAGACTGTCGACTTGAAGAGACGACTGCAGCATCCAGTACCTGCACCGGACAGGAAGT cGGAATAAGTGGAGCTGAAGGTCTTTGTGAGAGCAGTCAGGTTGAAGATCTGGCAGATGAAGAAACAAG TTCGAGTAGATCAGTGAAGTCGGGACCAGCAGAGAAGACGTGGAGGAATAAAGAGGACTGGGCCTGTTCACG CCTTTTGGAGTGGTTGAACCCGGAGCCTCTGAACCCCGATCCAGGCGCTGCAGACGACGCG GCTGTTCCCACTGATCCCAGGAGGAGTGGGATTCTGGTGCACTCAGCTCTCCCAGTGGAGCCCTGCACCAGTGTGGATGACGCCCCCATCACGGATAATCTCCGCTTG GTGTTGCGGAAGAAGCAGTACAGCATTCTGTCTCCAGCTGACCGTTACAGCTGGCCAGCTGTGGCTCGAGGGTGCAACACCCTCATCGTCTCCCCCAACGCAGACCAGCCGCTCAGCTACTTCGCCCCGCTCCTCACCCACATCCTGCTCAACTCCATCTACACCTCCCCCACCTCCAGCGCAGGG CCCATAGTGGTGCTGCTGTGTCCAGGCTGGGAGAAGGTCCAGGCGGTGTATGACCTGCTGGAGGAAATGAAGGTCACCCCAGTCCTCCACCCGGTCATCGTGCTGCTGGGCGACAGCAAAGACGAAGCCAAGGCTGTCAGGATCCCCAAAAACT GCCTGCTGTTAGTGACCACCCCCTTCAGTCTGGTCCGTCTGCTGTCCTGCCATTGCTTCCTGTTCCTGCGTCTGTACCACCTCGTGCTGGACGAGGCCGACCAGCTCTTTACTCTGGCTCCAGATCAG ATGGCGACCATTTTGCAGCATTTCCAGAAGGTGACCTCCAGCGAGCAGAAGGCTTCCTGTCCTCAGCAGCTCGTCGCCGTGACGAAAAGATGGACCAGTCACATGGAGGGTTTGTTAGCCAATCACATGCCATACCCCTGCGTTGTCATGACTGTCCCGGAGGAAGCTGCTCTCTATGGTAACGTTCAGCAG ATCATCCTCATGACTCTAGAGAGCAGTAAGATGTCGGTACTGTTGGGTCCGTTGGATTTCACCCCCAAAGTCGGCCAGAAGACTCTGATCGTAGCCAACTCTGCTCAGGAGGTTGAAGACGTGTTCAAG GCTGTGAGCAACAAATCAGCATTCTGCTTCAAGACCCACGAGGGGTTAACACACCAGTTTGACTTCGTCATCCAGCAGTGGAGGAAAGACATCGGCCCCGGCACTCACGTTATTCTGG tGATCACCTCCGAGTGTCTGAAGTGTCTGGGAATCAGAGATGCGACTTGTGTCGTCCACTATGGCTTCCCCACTTCCCCCAAAGTATTCGGCGGCCGACTCTTCTGTATGGCCGACAACTTCAGGAACCTTTCTGAACGA GCTTCCTCCCAGGATCCGACAGAGAGCCACCCTCATCCCACCAGGTCGGTGCTGCTGATCTCTGAGAGGAACGCCTGTCATGTGGTCGGGATATTGCGTTACCTGGGGCGAACCAACGCCACGCTGCCCCTGGAGCTGCTGTCCTTCGCCCAGGGCGTCCATGTGGCCCGGGAGGACCAGAAGACCAACAAGCCTCTCTGCAGCTACCTTAAGAGCTTTGGAGTCTGCAG AGACAGCATTGTGTGTCCCGACCGTCACAGATTAATTTCCCATCTGGATCAGTCGGTGCTTCCTGCCTCAGGAGTCATAGAG GTTGTGCCTCTCTACATTAAGACGGCATCAGTGTTCTACGGTCGTATTGTCCAGAAGGACGGAGGCTTCCAGAGCATGGCGTCTGAGATGACTTCTTACTATGCCGACAAGAAACCTGGAGCCGAGGAGATGCTGGAGGGAGGCTTATACGCCGTGCAGGAGGACGAGGTCTTCCACAG GGTGAAGATGCTGTCTGTCCCAGACAGAGGTGAACGGCTGTTTTTCAGCGTCATGGTTCGGTTCATTGATGTgggtaaggaggaggaggtcaaaTCCCATCAGGTCCTCCAGCTCCCGGAGCAGTTTCACTCTCTGCCCGGCCAGGCCGTGGAGATCATCGTCTGCCGGGTCAAACCAGTCGACGCCGAGACCGACTGGCACCCCAAG GTCACCAGAGTGATCAACAAGAAGATCCGAGGCCTGCAGCACCGAGCCAGAGTGGTTCTCAGTCTGGGAAATACTGTTTTTGTTGATCCCATG GTCCGTGTGACCCAGGTGCCAGGTATGAAAACGGTGATCAATGAATACAGCGTGCAGTCAGAGATCCTGAACACTGAGTGGGGAGTCAGCAACCCGGAGCACCTGGACCTGCTGAGGGCGCTCTGCCAGGAGAGCAAGGCCAGCAGCAACAAGGCGGCGGGTCACATCTCTGG GTCGGGGGATGCTCCAGCGTCTCTGGAGGTCAGGATCAACGCTGAAGTGGAAGTTCTGGCTGAAGCCTTCAGAGCAGCCGAGGTCAGTCAGCTCGCTGACCTTCCTCACCTCGAGCCATGTGAGCCTCCTAGTCCAGTGTCTTCAATGATCCAGTCCCTGGtcccagcaccaccagcagctgAACTCCACCTGGtcccagcaccaccagcagctgAACTCCACCTGGttccagcaccaccagcagctgAACTCAACCTTGttccagcaccaccagcagctgAACGCCACCTGGtcccagcaccaccagcagctgAACTCCACCTGGtcccagcaccaccagcagctgAACGCCACCTGGtcccagcaccaccagcagctgAACTCCACCTGGTTACAGTGTGTGATCAGAAACCCCTGTTGGCCAGCCAGGCTGCTGTTGGACAGAGAAACACCCACACTGCTGATCTGAAGTCAGCTGAGCAGATGATGAG GATCGTTGAAGGAGGAGAACTTTGCCCCACAACCAACCAGGCTGCTCGTCTCAACCCCGGGGAAAATg GTGTTTCTGCAGGAGACGATcagagcagcagccagcagctcaTCAGCACTAATGAGATGGACTGTGACGAGTCCACAAAAAG
- the tdrd12 gene encoding putative ATP-dependent RNA helicase TDRD12 isoform X5, with translation MLKISILKVESPSCLWGRVVRGHGGDAETTDQYDRLLAQMNLFYHDVTQDLRKLKPTSLEEGQVCVVYWSVMKSWCRAVVESIIMDSVSCQARCLLVDHGERLVVPSDQIRIAMQTFLQLPFWVRRFHLAGIKPTTLRVSVYEEKTGLIPSTQWDSSSTLYLHNLLQASTRTEAVLLESESDSTSIELYLTVGNIKICVNDDLVAKKFAYYSRESADSGGLNEVDQYPVMLSSSILTQTVCTSSNKPTAQTTQPPAAVSSSFDSAAGAGDWLTTDWLTAPSPPQSQQHELKTSEEGRRSKVADEQLSPGSQSKDGSDVAAAAESDSSEDTDSSLAAALTKNLSLFRFLKFLNPGSSYQQAAPSVSQHEELKDCRLEETTAASSTCTGQEVGISGAEGLCESSQVEDLADEETSSSSRSVKSGPAEKTWRNKEDWACSRLLEWLNPEPLNPDPGAADDAAVPTDPRRSGILVHSALPVEPCTSVDDAPITDNLRLVLRKKQYSILSPADRYSWPAVARGCNTLIVSPNADQPLSYFAPLLTHILLNSIYTSPTSSAGPIVVLLCPGWEKVQAVYDLLEEMKVTPVLHPVIVLLGDSKDEAKAVRIPKNCLLLVTTPFSLVRLLSCHCFLFLRLYHLVLDEADQLFTLAPDQMATILQHFQKVTSSEQKASCPQQLVAVTKRWTSHMEGLLANHMPYPCVVMTVPEEAALYGNVQQIILMTLESSKMSVLLGPLDFTPKVGQKTLIVANSAQEVEDVFKAVSNKSAFCFKTHEGLTHQFDFVIQQWRKDIGPGTHVILVITSECLKCLGIRDATCVVHYGFPTSPKVFGGRLFCMADNFRNLSERASSQDPTESHPHPTRSVLLISERNACHVVGILRYLGRTNATLPLELLSFAQGVHVAREDQKTNKPLCSYLKSFGVCRDSIVCPDRHRLISHLDQSVLPASGVIEVVPLYIKTASVFYGRIVQKDGGFQSMASEMTSYYADKKPGAEEMLEGGLYAVQEDEVFHRVKMLSVPDRGERLFFSVMVRFIDVGKEEEVKSHQVLQLPEQFHSLPGQAVEIIVCRVKPVDAETDWHPKVTRVINKKIRGLQHRARVVLSLGNTVFVDPMVRVTQVPGMKTVINEYSVQSEILNTEWGVSNPEHLDLLRALCQESKASSNKAAGHISGSGDAPASLEVRINAEVEVLAEAFRAAEVSQLADLPHLEPCEPPSPVSSMIQSLVPAPPAAELHLVPAPPAAELHLVPAPPAAELNLVPAPPAAERHLVPAPPAAELHLVPAPPAAERHLVPAPPAAELHLVTVCDQKPLLASQAAVGQRNTHTADLKSAEQMMRIVEGGELCPTTNQAARLNPGENGVSAGDDQSSSQQLISTNEMDCDESTKSFHPPARWYQTSDSVIVTVKLTNPESQRCDFYPDRVVYSGKANGRTYRADLHLHANIAADSCCWEMKCNEPVLKLVKQQQGYWERLVRNKDIFVSYDMEHFEEDEDRTPNGLCFVANTGKDDWYVNSESGSESD, from the exons ATGCTGAAAATATCCATATTGAAG GTTGAGAGCCCGTCCTGCCTCTGGGGTCGGGTTGTTCGGGGTCACGGCGGTGATGCAGAGACCACAGACCAGTACGACAGACTGCTGGCTCAGATGAACCTCTTCTACCACGACGTCACTCAGGACCTGCGCAAGCTGAAGCCCACATCGTTAGAGGAGGGACAG GTGTGTGTGGTGTACTGGTCAGTGATGAAGTCGTGGTGTCGGGCTGTGGTGGAGTCGATCATTATGGACTCGGTGTCCTGTCAGGCTCGCTGCCTCCTGGTCGACCACGGAGAACGACTCGTCGTCCCCTCAGACCA GATCCGAATCGCTATGCAGACCTTCCTCCAACTGCCTTTCTGGGTGAGGAGGTTCCACCTGGCGGGAATCAAACCAACAACCCTGCGAGTGTCTGTCTATGAGGAGAAGACAGGGCTCAT TCCGTCCACTCAGTGGGACAGCTCTTCTACTCTCTACCTGCACAACCTGCTGCAAG CATCGACTCGGACCGAGGCCGTGTTGCTTGAATCCGAGTCGGACTCCACTTCCATTGAGCTCTACCTGACTGTAGGGAACATCAAG ATCTGTGTGAACGACGATCTGGTGGCCAAGAAGTTTGCGTATTACAGCAGAGAGTCCGCTGACAGCGGCGGGCTGAACGAGGTGGACCAGTATCCCGTCATGTTGTCCTCCAGCATCTTAACCCAAACTGTCTGCACAAGCTCAAACAAGCCAACAGCACAAACAACCCAACCACCTgctg CTGTTTCTTCAAGCTTTGACTCTGCGGCCGGAGCAGGCGATTGGCTGACGACTGATTGGCTGACGGCTCCCTCTCCGCCTCAG AGCCAACAACATGAGCTGAAGACCTCTGAGGAAGGCAGGAGGTCAAAGGTTGCAGACGAACAACTGTCTCCGGGCAGCCAGTCAAAGGATGGCTCAGacgttgctgctgctgcagagag TGACTCGTCGGAGGACACAGACTCGTCTCTGGCTGCAGCTCTGACCAAAAATCTCAGTCTATTCAG GTTCTTGAAGTTTCTGAATCCTGGCAGCAGCTACCAGCAGGCGGCTCCCAGT gtcagTCAGCATGAAGAGCTGAAAGACTGTCGACTTGAAGAGACGACTGCAGCATCCAGTACCTGCACCGGACAGGAAGT cGGAATAAGTGGAGCTGAAGGTCTTTGTGAGAGCAGTCAGGTTGAAGATCTGGCAGATGAAGAAACAAG cagTTCGAGTAGATCAGTGAAGTCGGGACCAGCAGAGAAGACGTGGAGGAATAAAGAGGACTGGGCCTGTTCACG CCTTTTGGAGTGGTTGAACCCGGAGCCTCTGAACCCCGATCCAGGCGCTGCAGACGACGCG GCTGTTCCCACTGATCCCAGGAGGAGTGGGATTCTGGTGCACTCAGCTCTCCCAGTGGAGCCCTGCACCAGTGTGGATGACGCCCCCATCACGGATAATCTCCGCTTG GTGTTGCGGAAGAAGCAGTACAGCATTCTGTCTCCAGCTGACCGTTACAGCTGGCCAGCTGTGGCTCGAGGGTGCAACACCCTCATCGTCTCCCCCAACGCAGACCAGCCGCTCAGCTACTTCGCCCCGCTCCTCACCCACATCCTGCTCAACTCCATCTACACCTCCCCCACCTCCAGCGCAGGG CCCATAGTGGTGCTGCTGTGTCCAGGCTGGGAGAAGGTCCAGGCGGTGTATGACCTGCTGGAGGAAATGAAGGTCACCCCAGTCCTCCACCCGGTCATCGTGCTGCTGGGCGACAGCAAAGACGAAGCCAAGGCTGTCAGGATCCCCAAAAACT GCCTGCTGTTAGTGACCACCCCCTTCAGTCTGGTCCGTCTGCTGTCCTGCCATTGCTTCCTGTTCCTGCGTCTGTACCACCTCGTGCTGGACGAGGCCGACCAGCTCTTTACTCTGGCTCCAGATCAG ATGGCGACCATTTTGCAGCATTTCCAGAAGGTGACCTCCAGCGAGCAGAAGGCTTCCTGTCCTCAGCAGCTCGTCGCCGTGACGAAAAGATGGACCAGTCACATGGAGGGTTTGTTAGCCAATCACATGCCATACCCCTGCGTTGTCATGACTGTCCCGGAGGAAGCTGCTCTCTATGGTAACGTTCAGCAG ATCATCCTCATGACTCTAGAGAGCAGTAAGATGTCGGTACTGTTGGGTCCGTTGGATTTCACCCCCAAAGTCGGCCAGAAGACTCTGATCGTAGCCAACTCTGCTCAGGAGGTTGAAGACGTGTTCAAG GCTGTGAGCAACAAATCAGCATTCTGCTTCAAGACCCACGAGGGGTTAACACACCAGTTTGACTTCGTCATCCAGCAGTGGAGGAAAGACATCGGCCCCGGCACTCACGTTATTCTGG tGATCACCTCCGAGTGTCTGAAGTGTCTGGGAATCAGAGATGCGACTTGTGTCGTCCACTATGGCTTCCCCACTTCCCCCAAAGTATTCGGCGGCCGACTCTTCTGTATGGCCGACAACTTCAGGAACCTTTCTGAACGA GCTTCCTCCCAGGATCCGACAGAGAGCCACCCTCATCCCACCAGGTCGGTGCTGCTGATCTCTGAGAGGAACGCCTGTCATGTGGTCGGGATATTGCGTTACCTGGGGCGAACCAACGCCACGCTGCCCCTGGAGCTGCTGTCCTTCGCCCAGGGCGTCCATGTGGCCCGGGAGGACCAGAAGACCAACAAGCCTCTCTGCAGCTACCTTAAGAGCTTTGGAGTCTGCAG AGACAGCATTGTGTGTCCCGACCGTCACAGATTAATTTCCCATCTGGATCAGTCGGTGCTTCCTGCCTCAGGAGTCATAGAG GTTGTGCCTCTCTACATTAAGACGGCATCAGTGTTCTACGGTCGTATTGTCCAGAAGGACGGAGGCTTCCAGAGCATGGCGTCTGAGATGACTTCTTACTATGCCGACAAGAAACCTGGAGCCGAGGAGATGCTGGAGGGAGGCTTATACGCCGTGCAGGAGGACGAGGTCTTCCACAG GGTGAAGATGCTGTCTGTCCCAGACAGAGGTGAACGGCTGTTTTTCAGCGTCATGGTTCGGTTCATTGATGTgggtaaggaggaggaggtcaaaTCCCATCAGGTCCTCCAGCTCCCGGAGCAGTTTCACTCTCTGCCCGGCCAGGCCGTGGAGATCATCGTCTGCCGGGTCAAACCAGTCGACGCCGAGACCGACTGGCACCCCAAG GTCACCAGAGTGATCAACAAGAAGATCCGAGGCCTGCAGCACCGAGCCAGAGTGGTTCTCAGTCTGGGAAATACTGTTTTTGTTGATCCCATG GTCCGTGTGACCCAGGTGCCAGGTATGAAAACGGTGATCAATGAATACAGCGTGCAGTCAGAGATCCTGAACACTGAGTGGGGAGTCAGCAACCCGGAGCACCTGGACCTGCTGAGGGCGCTCTGCCAGGAGAGCAAGGCCAGCAGCAACAAGGCGGCGGGTCACATCTCTGG GTCGGGGGATGCTCCAGCGTCTCTGGAGGTCAGGATCAACGCTGAAGTGGAAGTTCTGGCTGAAGCCTTCAGAGCAGCCGAGGTCAGTCAGCTCGCTGACCTTCCTCACCTCGAGCCATGTGAGCCTCCTAGTCCAGTGTCTTCAATGATCCAGTCCCTGGtcccagcaccaccagcagctgAACTCCACCTGGtcccagcaccaccagcagctgAACTCCACCTGGttccagcaccaccagcagctgAACTCAACCTTGttccagcaccaccagcagctgAACGCCACCTGGtcccagcaccaccagcagctgAACTCCACCTGGtcccagcaccaccagcagctgAACGCCACCTGGtcccagcaccaccagcagctgAACTCCACCTGGTTACAGTGTGTGATCAGAAACCCCTGTTGGCCAGCCAGGCTGCTGTTGGACAGAGAAACACCCACACTGCTGATCTGAAGTCAGCTGAGCAGATGATGAG GATCGTTGAAGGAGGAGAACTTTGCCCCACAACCAACCAGGCTGCTCGTCTCAACCCCGGGGAAAATg GTGTTTCTGCAGGAGACGATcagagcagcagccagcagctcaTCAGCACTAATGAGATGGACTGTGACGAGTCCACAAAAAG